In Erpetoichthys calabaricus chromosome 2, fErpCal1.3, whole genome shotgun sequence, a genomic segment contains:
- the fitm2 gene encoding acyl-coenzyme A diphosphatase FITM2: MVCVEIRQIDRMAALEQCVLAAEDLWNNRMLRKNMHWFFIFVTTVGSFTKEMQILPDSYFNNKKNIFNVYFVKYAWGWTFILLLPFILISHYYMKRDRKLVLQRLCSLVVGTTIWYLCTSLFFYIEDVTGNCYESESKEILKSEHASRVECKKHGLVWFGYDISGHSFLLSYSALIILEETAIMSDLKKMNPKPVDWAKSLINVFYIALNVLVLIWVCMFFFTSVYFHTISHKMFGTAFGILAWYVTYQLWYQAQFSPGIPPKIQRTNLN; the protein is encoded by the exons ATGGTGTGCGTGGAAATTAGGCAAATAGACAGAATGGCGGCGTTGGAGCAATGCGTGTTGGCAGCTGAAGATCTTTGGAACAACAGAATGCTTCGGAAAAACATGCATTGGTTTTTTATTTTCGTCACGACTGTAGGGTCATTTACAAAGGAGATGCAAATCCTTCCCGATTCCTATTTTAACAACAAGAAGAACATTTTCAATGT ATACTTTGTCAAGTATGCCTGGGGCTGGACTTTCATTTTGCTGCTGCCCTTTATATTAATTTCCCACTATTATATGAAACGAGACCGAAAGCTTGTCCTTCAGCGTTTATGCTCACTTGTGGTTGGAACTACGATCTGGTATTTGTGCACTTCATTGTTTTTCTATATTGAGGATGTGACTGGGAATTGTTATGAATCGGAATCCAAGGAAATTCTCAAAAGTGAACACGCCTCCAGGGTAGAATGTAAAAAGCATGGCCTGGTCTGGTTTGGATATGATATTTCTGGTCACTCCTTTCTACTGTCATATTCAGCATTAATTATATTGGAAGAGACAGCCATCATGTCTGATCTGAAAAAAATGAACCCTAAGCCAGTGGACTGGGCCAAAAGCcttattaatgttttttacattGCACTCAATGTTTTAGTTCTAATTTGGGTTTGTAtgttctttttcacctctgtGTATTTTCATACCATTTCACACAAAATGTTTGGTACAGCTTTTGGAATTCTAGCATGGTATGTGACTTATCAACTGTGGTATCAAGCACAGTTTTCACCAGGAATTCCTCCTAAAATTCAAAGAACTAATCTGAATTAA